The Streptomyces sp. NBC_01142 genome has a window encoding:
- a CDS encoding ISL3 family transposase, with product MRVKDVNEIVQIVFSGLSPLVTEDVIDEGEQLVVRARTPKDTAVCPVCGASSGRVHGYHWRTVADVPVDSRRVVVRVRVRRLVCPTRDCRHTFREQVPGVLERYQRRTARLTGQVKAVVKELAGRAGARLLAILAVGLSRHTALRTLLRIPLPTGRIPRVIGVDDFALGRRHRYATVVIDVETHERIDVLPDRTADTLEAWLREHPGIKVVCRDGSATYAEAIRRALPDAVQVGDRWHLWHNLCEAALSEVKAHSNCWATVLEAPLYDGPRAQTTLERWHQVHDLLDQGVGLLESARRLQLALNTVKRYARADRPERMLRVPKYRASLVDPYREHLRKRRAEDPAVPVLHLFEEIKALGFTGCFNLLHKYINQGRADADRSHIPGGRLARMLLTRPNNLKAEHRDLLARLTAACPEMTQLAFCIGDFAQLLTPDAGHADALARWIVQVRAADLPHLHAFTRGLERDRDAVIAAFTLPYSNGPTEGVNTKTKRIARQMHGRAGFTLLRHRILLG from the coding sequence ATTCGCGTGAAGGATGTCAATGAGATTGTGCAGATAGTCTTTTCGGGGCTGTCCCCGCTGGTCACCGAGGATGTGATCGACGAGGGCGAGCAGCTCGTGGTGCGGGCACGGACGCCGAAGGACACTGCGGTTTGCCCGGTGTGCGGGGCGTCGTCTGGGCGGGTGCACGGCTATCACTGGCGGACGGTGGCCGACGTACCGGTCGACAGCCGCCGGGTGGTGGTCCGCGTACGGGTGCGGCGTCTGGTGTGTCCTACGCGCGACTGCCGTCACACCTTCCGCGAGCAGGTGCCCGGAGTCCTGGAGCGATACCAGCGACGTACAGCTCGTCTGACCGGGCAGGTCAAGGCGGTGGTCAAGGAGTTAGCGGGCCGGGCGGGGGCACGCTTGCTGGCGATACTCGCGGTGGGCTTGTCGCGTCACACGGCCCTGCGCACCCTGTTGCGGATTCCGTTGCCCACAGGGCGGATACCCCGCGTGATTGGTGTCGACGACTTCGCTCTGGGCCGGCGGCACCGCTACGCGACCGTGGTGATCGACGTTGAGACGCATGAGCGAATCGACGTGCTGCCCGACCGCACCGCCGACACCCTGGAGGCGTGGCTGCGCGAACATCCGGGCATCAAGGTCGTGTGCCGTGACGGCTCCGCAACCTACGCCGAGGCCATCCGCCGCGCCCTGCCCGACGCAGTGCAGGTCGGTGACCGCTGGCATCTGTGGCACAACCTGTGCGAAGCCGCCCTGAGCGAGGTGAAGGCGCACAGCAACTGCTGGGCCACCGTGCTGGAGGCGCCCCTATACGACGGGCCCCGTGCACAGACCACGCTGGAACGCTGGCACCAGGTCCATGACCTGCTCGACCAGGGCGTGGGCCTGCTCGAGAGCGCCCGCCGGCTGCAACTGGCCCTGAACACCGTCAAACGCTATGCCCGAGCCGACCGGCCCGAGCGAATGCTCCGCGTCCCCAAATACCGTGCCAGCCTCGTCGACCCCTACCGCGAGCATCTGCGTAAACGCCGGGCCGAGGACCCCGCCGTCCCGGTCCTGCACCTCTTCGAAGAGATCAAGGCCCTTGGGTTCACGGGCTGTTTCAACCTCCTGCACAAGTACATCAACCAAGGCCGTGCGGATGCCGACCGCAGCCACATCCCTGGGGGCAGACTCGCCCGGATGTTGCTCACCAGGCCCAACAACCTCAAGGCCGAGCATCGCGATCTCCTGGCTCGACTCACCGCCGCCTGCCCCGAGATGACCCAACTGGCCTTCTGCATCGGGGACTTTGCCCAGCTCCTGACGCCTGACGCAGGACATGCCGATGCGCTCGCGCGCTGGATTGTCCAGGTCCGCGCAGCCGATCTGCCGCATCTGCACGCCTTCACCCGGGGCCTGGAGCGAGACCGCGACGCTGTGATCGCCGCGTTCACCCTCCCGTACAGCAACGGCCCGACCGAGGGCGTCAACACCAAGACCAAGCGGATCGCACGGCAGATGCACGGACGAGCAGGCTTCACCCTCCTTCGCCACCGCATCCTCCTCGGATAG
- a CDS encoding Pls/PosA family non-ribosomal peptide synthetase produces MLLAEVLAGVMRTEQVPVDSNFFTDLGADSMVMAQFCARVRKRADLPTASMKDIYRHSTIRSLAAALTDIVPSPAPTDAPSDVPAGSPSGTWRYVLCGAAQLLAFLSFSCLGAVAAIRGYQWILTGSGTAGLYLRAVLFGAAVFFGLCALPVAAKWILIGRFAPLRIPLWGLAYLRFWCVKSLIRTSPARLLTGSPLYVLYLRALGARIGKGVTILSRTVPVCTDLLSVGDGTVIRKDVLLSCYRAHDGWIETGPVALGAGVTVGEQTVLDIETSMGDDAQLGHASSLHSGQAVPAGEAWHGSPAQRAETDYRAVEPATCGSARRALYGLGQLMAGLLVYLPLTVAGVSIVLTAMPQLNLLPTTDPPVFTSRAFYIEALIASLVAFFGGTLLGLLAVSTLPRLLSLVIKPDRIYPLYGFHYGIHRAIMRMTNIRFFTTLFGDSSAIVHYLRWLGYDLCRVEQTGSNFGTMVKHDTPYLSTVGSGTMVADGLSVINAEFSSTSFRFSRASIGPRNFLGNNIAYPSRGRTGDNCLLATKVLVPIDGPVREGVGLLGSPSFEIPRTVMRDQQFDHLANGDELRRRLAAKNRHNAVTASLHLLARWFHFFVLALIAMAAVDLYHVHGVPALALASLLTLTFTVFYFTLIERAVTGFRLLKPLYCSIYDPSFWRHERFWKLTSHRYMQLFNGTPFKSLVWRLLGARIGRRVFDDGCTLIERTLVSIGDGCTLNTASVIQSHSQEDGAFKSDHARIGQGVTLGVGAFVHYGTTIGDHAQLAADSFLMKGEEIPSHAGWGGNPARDCKKNGPVSHSVVTQNREGR; encoded by the coding sequence ATGCTGTTGGCTGAGGTGCTGGCCGGAGTCATGCGTACCGAGCAGGTGCCAGTCGACAGCAACTTCTTCACCGATCTGGGTGCCGATTCCATGGTGATGGCCCAGTTCTGCGCACGGGTCCGCAAGCGGGCCGACTTGCCCACTGCGTCGATGAAGGACATCTACCGGCACTCCACGATCCGGAGCCTGGCCGCGGCGCTCACGGACATCGTCCCCTCTCCGGCGCCGACCGACGCGCCGTCCGACGTGCCGGCCGGGTCACCGTCCGGCACGTGGCGGTACGTGCTGTGCGGGGCGGCCCAGCTGCTGGCCTTCCTCAGTTTCTCCTGCCTCGGCGCCGTCGCCGCAATCCGCGGCTACCAGTGGATCCTGACCGGTTCCGGGACAGCCGGCCTCTACCTGCGGGCGGTCCTGTTCGGTGCAGCGGTCTTCTTCGGCCTGTGCGCCCTTCCCGTCGCCGCGAAGTGGATACTCATCGGCCGTTTCGCCCCACTGCGGATTCCCCTGTGGGGTCTCGCCTACCTGCGTTTTTGGTGCGTCAAGTCCCTGATCCGTACCAGCCCGGCCCGCCTGCTCACCGGTTCACCGCTGTACGTGCTGTACCTGAGGGCCCTCGGCGCACGCATCGGAAAAGGTGTCACCATCCTTTCCCGTACCGTTCCCGTCTGCACCGACCTGCTCTCCGTCGGCGACGGCACGGTCATACGCAAGGACGTGCTCCTGTCCTGCTACCGGGCCCACGACGGCTGGATCGAGACCGGCCCGGTAGCTTTGGGCGCGGGCGTGACCGTCGGCGAGCAGACCGTCCTCGACATCGAGACGTCGATGGGCGACGACGCCCAGCTGGGCCACGCCTCCTCCCTGCACTCCGGCCAGGCCGTACCGGCCGGTGAGGCCTGGCACGGCTCACCGGCGCAGCGGGCGGAAACCGACTACCGGGCCGTCGAACCCGCTACATGCGGCTCTGCGCGCAGAGCCCTCTACGGCCTGGGACAGCTGATGGCCGGGCTGCTGGTGTACCTGCCGCTGACGGTGGCCGGCGTCAGCATCGTCCTCACCGCGATGCCGCAGCTGAACCTACTGCCGACCACAGACCCGCCGGTCTTCACGAGCCGCGCGTTCTACATCGAGGCGCTGATCGCTTCCCTGGTGGCCTTCTTCGGGGGAACGCTCCTGGGCCTGCTGGCGGTGAGCACGCTGCCGCGGCTGCTCAGTCTCGTGATCAAGCCCGACAGGATCTATCCGCTGTACGGCTTCCACTACGGCATCCACCGGGCGATCATGCGGATGACCAACATCAGGTTCTTCACCACGCTCTTCGGGGACAGCTCCGCGATCGTCCACTACCTGCGCTGGCTGGGGTACGACCTGTGCCGCGTCGAGCAGACCGGTTCGAACTTCGGCACGATGGTCAAGCACGACACCCCCTACCTGAGCACGGTCGGCAGCGGAACCATGGTTGCCGACGGTCTGTCCGTCATCAACGCCGAGTTCTCCAGCACCTCCTTCCGCTTCTCCCGGGCCTCGATCGGGCCGCGCAACTTCCTCGGCAACAACATCGCCTATCCCTCACGCGGACGGACGGGCGACAACTGTCTGCTCGCGACGAAGGTCTTGGTCCCCATCGATGGGCCGGTGCGCGAAGGCGTGGGCCTGCTGGGCTCACCCAGCTTCGAGATCCCCCGCACCGTGATGCGTGACCAGCAGTTCGACCACCTGGCCAACGGCGACGAGCTGCGCCGCCGCCTCGCTGCCAAGAACAGGCACAACGCAGTCACCGCGAGCCTGCACCTGCTCGCGCGGTGGTTCCATTTCTTCGTACTCGCCCTCATCGCCATGGCCGCCGTCGACCTCTACCACGTCCATGGCGTGCCGGCGCTTGCACTGGCGAGCCTGCTCACTCTCACGTTCACCGTCTTCTACTTCACACTGATCGAAAGGGCAGTCACGGGATTCCGGCTACTGAAGCCGCTCTACTGCTCGATCTACGACCCCTCCTTCTGGCGACACGAACGCTTCTGGAAACTGACCTCACACCGCTACATGCAGCTCTTCAACGGCACCCCCTTCAAGAGCCTGGTCTGGCGGCTACTGGGCGCAAGGATCGGCCGCCGGGTCTTCGACGACGGCTGCACGCTGATCGAGCGAACCCTCGTCAGCATCGGGGACGGCTGCACACTCAACACCGCGAGCGTCATCCAGTCCCACTCGCAGGAAGACGGCGCCTTCAAGTCCGACCACGCCAGGATCGGCCAGGGCGTGACGCTCGGCGTAGGCGCGTTCGTCCACTACGGCACCACGATCGGCGACCACGCACAGCTTGCCGCCGACTCCTTCCTGATGAAGGGCGAGGAAATTCCCTCTCACGCAGGGTGGGGCGGAAATCCGGCCCGGGACTGTAAGAAGAACGGCCCTGTCTCACATTCGGTGGTGACGCAGAATCGCGAGGGTCGTTGA
- a CDS encoding histidine phosphatase family protein, protein MKVHLTLLCATAGGAAFGDGRLSERGLREAGSAGAALRPYSLTIRAPSSRCAQMADALGMEATLEPALRDFDYGEWCGRTVGEVTATDPHGFTAWLTDPDSAPHGGESVRQLCRRTANWLSSLPPDTGRALAITEPAVVRAILVLALSAPARAFWHLDVPPLSALAFTWRGGRWDVRLDRATLYESASSRPLECRGPALVT, encoded by the coding sequence ATGAAGGTTCACCTGACATTGCTGTGTGCGACGGCCGGGGGTGCCGCCTTCGGCGACGGTCGCCTGAGTGAGCGCGGCCTGCGTGAGGCGGGCTCCGCCGGAGCAGCGCTCCGTCCGTACTCGCTGACCATCCGGGCTCCTTCCTCCCGCTGCGCTCAGATGGCTGACGCCCTTGGCATGGAGGCAACACTCGAGCCCGCGCTGCGCGACTTCGACTACGGCGAGTGGTGCGGCCGGACAGTCGGCGAAGTCACCGCCACCGACCCCCATGGGTTCACCGCCTGGCTCACCGACCCGGATTCCGCGCCACACGGCGGCGAGTCCGTACGTCAGCTCTGCCGGCGAACCGCGAACTGGCTGAGCAGCCTGCCGCCCGACACGGGCCGCGCCTTGGCCATCACCGAACCTGCCGTGGTCCGGGCCATTCTCGTCCTTGCCCTGTCCGCGCCGGCAAGAGCCTTCTGGCATCTCGATGTGCCACCCCTGTCCGCGCTCGCCTTCACGTGGCGCGGTGGCCGCTGGGACGTCCGGCTCGACCGAGCCACTCTTTATGAAAGTGCCAGCAGTCGTCCGTTGGAGTGCAGGGGGCCTGCTTTGGTCACATGA
- a CDS encoding DUF418 domain-containing protein: MRHDVSPAVLPAAGRSSTGRLIGLDLTRGLAILGMFAAHVGPEPSVGGPLGWLMEVARGRSSALFAVLAGFTLVLLTGRPQPRTGRAGRQAVVRVLIRAAVLIAVGYALTWLDTDVDVILAQFGLLFALALPLYRLRAANLAVIAAAAALVMPQVLYLIRIAVEGGSWADAVIAYDPLAWITGSDGSVELFVTGPYPVLTWLPFIIAGMAVAKLDLGRPRVLSKLAVCGGALAVLGYGGSWLALHLVPGAPAGVNAATDTSAAASAWWSDGVGEEPAAGVPAWLLVAAPHSQTTWSIVANTGVALTVMAACLIATNRSTRLRWLAAPVTAVGSIALTAYVGHIIAIKVLGTDELPDSAALQVFICFAVAAMLLALAWTRFFRRGPLEYMLHAATTTPARLIN; this comes from the coding sequence ATGAGGCACGACGTATCACCGGCCGTGCTGCCCGCGGCGGGCCGCTCATCGACAGGGCGCCTGATCGGCCTTGACCTGACCCGGGGCCTGGCGATCCTGGGTATGTTCGCGGCCCACGTCGGTCCCGAGCCCTCGGTGGGCGGCCCGCTGGGGTGGTTGATGGAGGTCGCCCGTGGCCGGTCCTCTGCCCTGTTCGCTGTGCTTGCCGGGTTCACCCTGGTCCTTCTTACCGGCCGGCCGCAGCCGCGGACCGGGCGCGCGGGGCGGCAGGCAGTGGTCAGGGTGCTGATCCGCGCCGCCGTTCTGATCGCCGTGGGCTACGCCCTCACCTGGCTGGACACCGATGTCGACGTGATCCTTGCCCAATTCGGCCTGCTCTTCGCCCTCGCCCTTCCGCTGTACCGGCTGCGCGCGGCCAACTTGGCCGTCATCGCCGCGGCGGCCGCGCTCGTCATGCCCCAGGTGCTGTATCTGATCCGGATCGCGGTGGAGGGCGGAAGCTGGGCCGATGCCGTCATCGCCTACGATCCGCTGGCCTGGATCACCGGCTCGGACGGTTCCGTCGAGCTGTTCGTCACCGGCCCGTACCCGGTGCTGACCTGGCTTCCCTTCATCATCGCCGGAATGGCGGTGGCCAAGCTCGACCTCGGCCGGCCCCGCGTTCTCAGCAAGCTCGCCGTGTGCGGCGGTGCGCTGGCCGTGCTCGGTTACGGAGGTTCGTGGCTGGCACTGCACCTGGTCCCGGGAGCACCGGCAGGCGTGAACGCGGCCACGGACACCTCGGCGGCGGCATCGGCGTGGTGGTCCGACGGCGTGGGCGAGGAGCCGGCCGCAGGCGTTCCCGCCTGGCTGCTGGTGGCCGCGCCGCACAGCCAAACGACCTGGTCCATCGTGGCCAACACCGGCGTCGCCCTGACGGTCATGGCTGCCTGCCTCATAGCCACCAACCGGTCGACGCGCCTGCGGTGGCTCGCCGCGCCGGTCACCGCGGTCGGCTCCATCGCCCTGACTGCGTATGTCGGCCACATCATCGCCATCAAGGTTCTGGGCACCGACGAGCTGCCGGACTCCGCCGCCCTGCAAGTGTTCATCTGCTTCGCCGTTGCGGCCATGCTGCTGGCCCTCGCCTGGACCCGATTCTTCCGCCGCGGACCGCTGGAGTACATGCTGCACGCCGCCACCACCACACCCGCCCGCCTCATCAACTGA